One window of Sulfurospirillum sp. 1612 genomic DNA carries:
- a CDS encoding ArnT family glycosyltransferase, with the protein MKENLQIFFILFVSSVCLILETQSISISHGEAQIYFGAHGVLYYLSHLFTGILGQNDLAIRLPFIILHVLSLFLIYKIGKLFLKRKGDRILSTAIFALLPGINSAAILVNSATPVIFLTLLFVFLYMYGYKTYSYWILIFSLLVDNSFSILYLSLFFYAISKKDNKLLIFSLILFGMSMYIYGFDDSGKPKGYFLDTLGIYSAIFSPFLFLYYIYTLYRILIKEEKNLLWYISFVALMFSLFLSLRQRLHLEDFAPFVILAIPLMVKVFLNSYRVRLPQYRRWHKVISVFVLVFLVINTFFIFVNKPLYALYPNPKHHFAYKYEVAKELAEKLKAMDIHQIKTLDHALQIRLKFYGIQYGGDEVLSMALYGAKASQIIPITYYGTMVARFYIYKE; encoded by the coding sequence ATGAAAGAAAATTTACAGATTTTTTTTATCCTCTTTGTGAGCTCTGTATGTTTGATATTGGAGACACAATCCATATCGATTTCACACGGTGAGGCACAGATTTATTTTGGTGCACATGGTGTGCTGTATTATCTCTCTCATCTGTTCACCGGTATTTTAGGACAAAATGATCTCGCTATTCGTCTACCTTTTATTATATTACACGTCCTCTCTCTGTTTTTAATTTACAAAATCGGCAAACTTTTTTTGAAGCGCAAAGGAGATAGAATTCTCTCTACTGCTATATTTGCGCTACTTCCTGGTATCAATTCAGCAGCCATTTTAGTCAATTCGGCCACGCCGGTTATATTCTTGACCCTATTATTTGTGTTTTTATATATGTATGGATACAAAACTTACTCTTATTGGATTTTGATTTTCTCATTGTTAGTAGATAATTCATTTTCTATTTTGTATCTCTCACTCTTTTTCTATGCGATCTCTAAAAAAGACAATAAACTGCTGATTTTTTCTTTGATTTTATTTGGAATGTCCATGTATATTTATGGCTTTGATGACAGTGGCAAGCCAAAAGGTTACTTCTTGGATACGCTTGGTATCTATTCTGCCATCTTTTCTCCTTTTTTGTTTTTATACTATATCTATACGCTTTATAGGATTTTAATCAAAGAAGAAAAAAATCTGCTTTGGTATATCTCTTTTGTGGCATTGATGTTCTCACTCTTTTTATCACTGCGCCAACGATTGCATCTGGAGGATTTTGCCCCTTTTGTGATTTTAGCGATTCCCCTCATGGTCAAAGTTTTTCTCAATAGTTATCGCGTGCGTTTGCCCCAATATAGGAGATGGCACAAAGTGATATCGGTATTTGTCTTAGTTTTTTTGGTGATCAATACATTTTTCATCTTTGTGAACAAGCCCCTATATGCCCTATACCCAAATCCAAAACATCATTTTGCCTATAAGTATGAAGTCGCGAAAGAACTTGCCGAGAAATTAAAAGCAATGGACATCCATCAGATCAAGACACTCGATCATGCCTTGCAAATACGGTTGAAATTTTATGGCATCCAATACGGTGGAGACGAAGTCCTCTCTATGGCATTATATGGCGCCAAAGCGTCTCAGATAATACCCATAACATATTATGGTACAATGGTAGCAAGATTTTATATATATAAAGAGTAG
- a CDS encoding aminodeoxychorismate/anthranilate synthase component II, translating into MILMIDNYDSFTYNIVQYCLELGADLKVIRNDELSVDEIDALHPEKIILSPGPATPDDAGVTLAVIDYFKDKLPILGICLGHQAIAQAFGGKVVRAEQMMHGKTSKIHKTQETCLFKGLPEEFTMTRYHSLTVQKQDLPQDIVPTSYSMDDDEIMSLEIKNKNIYGVQFHPESILSEHGYEILDNFLKL; encoded by the coding sequence ATGATTTTGATGATAGACAATTACGATAGTTTCACTTACAATATCGTACAGTATTGTTTGGAATTAGGTGCGGATCTCAAAGTGATACGAAATGATGAGTTAAGCGTGGACGAGATTGACGCCCTGCATCCTGAGAAGATTATCCTCTCTCCCGGTCCTGCCACCCCCGATGATGCGGGTGTGACACTAGCGGTTATCGACTATTTCAAAGACAAACTTCCGATTTTGGGGATTTGTTTGGGACATCAGGCCATCGCCCAAGCCTTTGGCGGGAAAGTAGTCCGTGCTGAACAGATGATGCATGGTAAAACCTCTAAAATTCACAAAACCCAAGAAACATGCTTATTCAAAGGACTACCCGAAGAATTCACGATGACACGCTATCATTCTTTGACGGTGCAAAAACAAGATTTACCCCAAGATATCGTTCCTACTTCTTATAGTATGGATGATGATGAAATCATGTCATTAGAAATCAAAAATAAAAATATCTACGGGGTGCAGTTTCACCCAGAATCAATTCTGAGCGAACACGGCTATGAAATATTGGATAATTTTTTAAAATTATGA
- a CDS encoding threonine/serine exporter family protein: MMALILDLIQSALWAAIPAIGFAMIFNVPASTLVFCGMGGGLTYVFREILLLNGLTIELSTFIASTAIGIVGVYWSRKYIMPRPVYTVASIIPMIPGTYAYNMMISLMSMNSQGVSQPLLFQFIENGLHAIAILGAIAFGLALPSLYYTKLKRPVI, from the coding sequence ATGATGGCTTTAATTTTAGATTTAATACAAAGTGCTTTGTGGGCGGCTATTCCTGCGATTGGGTTTGCCATGATTTTCAATGTTCCTGCCTCGACGCTGGTTTTTTGCGGTATGGGTGGCGGTTTGACGTACGTGTTTCGTGAGATTTTGCTACTCAATGGCTTGACGATTGAGCTCTCTACTTTCATCGCCTCAACGGCGATTGGTATTGTGGGGGTGTATTGGTCACGAAAATACATCATGCCAAGACCAGTTTATACCGTCGCTTCCATTATCCCGATGATTCCGGGTACTTATGCGTATAACATGATGATTAGTCTGATGTCGATGAATTCACAAGGCGTGAGTCAGCCGCTATTGTTTCAATTTATAGAAAATGGCTTGCATGCGATTGCAATACTTGGGGCGATTGCCTTTGGATTGGCACTACCATCACTGTATTACACAAAACTCAAACGCCCAGTTATCTAA
- a CDS encoding threonine/serine ThrE exporter family protein: MNQISIEEQKSITTVIIKAAVMLLEHGAESRLIEQISLRFGKALGCDSVEMSLIPSAVVLTTLVSENSHTTTRRAHRQPINMSVVHEILQICISCEHHHDNVQIVRDKLHAIRRNYYNKWLLIVTIGLSCAAFSHLHGSDWVGFGITFLAASIGMGVRILLSSKDFAPSIVFALSAFVITLVASLSSYHDISATSNIVLSSSVLLLVPGFPYINAILDVFKGYLSMAWGRWMQATVLTFMTSIGMILAMSLLKIQGW; encoded by the coding sequence ATGAACCAAATTTCCATAGAAGAGCAGAAAAGCATCACGACGGTTATCATCAAAGCGGCGGTGATGCTTTTAGAACACGGTGCCGAAAGTCGGCTGATTGAGCAGATATCCTTGCGTTTCGGCAAGGCTTTGGGCTGTGATTCGGTTGAGATGTCGCTCATCCCCTCCGCAGTAGTTTTGACAACGTTGGTATCTGAAAATTCCCATACCACGACTCGAAGAGCTCACAGACAGCCGATTAATATGTCGGTGGTCCATGAAATCTTACAGATCTGTATCTCTTGTGAACACCATCATGATAACGTACAAATAGTCCGTGACAAATTGCATGCCATTCGTAGAAATTATTATAACAAGTGGCTCTTGATTGTGACGATAGGACTCTCATGTGCGGCTTTTAGCCATCTTCACGGATCCGATTGGGTTGGTTTTGGGATAACATTTCTAGCTGCAAGTATCGGTATGGGGGTGCGGATATTACTCTCAAGCAAAGATTTTGCTCCATCAATCGTCTTTGCGCTGAGTGCTTTTGTCATCACGCTGGTGGCGAGTTTATCTTCTTATCATGATATCAGTGCGACGAGTAATATTGTACTATCATCAAGTGTTTTGCTTCTTGTTCCTGGATTTCCCTATATCAATGCGATTCTGGATGTGTTCAAAGGCTATTTGAGTATGGCATGGGGGCGTTGGATGCAAGCTACGGTTTTGACGTTCATGACATCGATTGGTATGATTTTAGCCATGAGCCTTTTAAAAATTCAAGGATGGTAA
- a CDS encoding SIMPL domain-containing protein, translating to MSQNQRISFFILGIFIFLGLSSLGYLLSNALIQYKQFDRSVTVKGLSEREYPADIVIWPIQFTSASNNLSQLYESVEKDTQKIKSFLLTHGIKSDEITLSTPSITDKSAQEYGNNTKPNFRYIASQTVTVYSKHVEKVRAIMSALSSLGKEGIVFTNHDYQSRTEYLFSRLNEVKPGMIEEATKKAREVAEKFALDSHSKLGKIKRASQGSFSITQRDKNNPQIKKVRVVSTVEYYLSD from the coding sequence ATGTCACAAAATCAACGTATCAGTTTTTTCATTTTAGGGATTTTTATCTTCCTTGGGCTCTCTTCTTTGGGATATTTGCTCTCCAACGCACTGATTCAATACAAACAATTTGATCGCAGTGTCACCGTCAAAGGGCTCTCCGAGCGTGAGTACCCCGCAGATATTGTCATCTGGCCGATACAATTTACCTCTGCGAGCAACAACTTGAGCCAACTGTATGAATCGGTCGAAAAAGATACACAAAAAATCAAATCTTTTTTACTGACTCATGGTATAAAATCCGATGAAATCACACTCTCAACTCCCTCAATCACGGATAAATCGGCGCAAGAATATGGCAACAATACAAAACCAAACTTTCGATATATCGCCTCGCAAACAGTCACTGTTTATTCCAAACATGTCGAGAAAGTGCGTGCGATCATGAGCGCATTATCCTCACTTGGCAAAGAGGGTATTGTCTTTACAAACCATGATTATCAATCTAGGACCGAATACCTCTTTTCGCGTCTCAATGAAGTCAAGCCCGGCATGATCGAAGAGGCCACAAAAAAAGCTCGAGAAGTAGCTGAGAAATTCGCTCTAGATTCACACAGCAAATTGGGCAAAATCAAGAGAGCCTCTCAGGGAAGCTTTAGTATCACACAACGTGACAAAAATAATCCACAAATCAAGAAGGTCCGTGTTGTCTCAACGGTAGAGTATTATTTATCAGATTAG
- a CDS encoding MraY family glycosyltransferase → MIYLLLFLISFFLTYIIKNYAIKKSLLDIPNARSSHTTPTPHGGGIAIALTWFAGILFLYYHHDIPKTLFDALLVGMLISGVSYLDDLFTLKAKSRLAVQAIVAVLGLYCLGGFSTLNLGLFTIDNPIVTNLFAFFLIIWFINLYNFLDGIDGYAGSEALFLSLAAFLLFGGSHFLVLAVAVLGFLFWNWHRAKIFMGDVGSTLLGYNVAIFTIYYANQSSLNFWIWIILFGAFWFDATLTLLRRFKNGERLSIAHKKHAYQRLNQSGWSHSKVVLASIMINITSLLLVYFSPSIFIAFALVMMMLYACIRWIDAQKPFQ, encoded by the coding sequence ATGATTTATTTGCTTTTATTTCTCATTTCATTTTTTCTGACCTATATAATCAAAAACTATGCGATTAAAAAGTCGCTGCTTGATATCCCCAATGCGCGCAGTTCACACACCACTCCGACGCCTCATGGCGGTGGAATCGCGATTGCGCTGACTTGGTTTGCAGGAATACTCTTTTTATATTATCATCATGATATACCCAAAACGCTTTTTGATGCGCTTTTGGTGGGGATGCTTATCTCGGGTGTTTCTTATCTGGATGATCTCTTTACTCTCAAAGCGAAGAGTCGCTTGGCCGTACAAGCCATTGTCGCGGTGTTGGGGCTGTACTGCTTGGGTGGATTTTCGACGCTCAATCTGGGGCTTTTTACGATTGATAATCCCATCGTTACCAATCTTTTCGCATTTTTCTTAATCATCTGGTTTATCAATCTTTATAACTTTTTAGATGGGATTGATGGGTATGCTGGTAGTGAAGCGCTGTTTTTATCTTTGGCGGCCTTTTTGCTCTTTGGCGGGAGCCATTTCTTGGTTTTGGCCGTGGCGGTTTTGGGATTTTTATTTTGGAACTGGCATCGGGCGAAGATATTCATGGGCGATGTGGGCAGCACACTTTTGGGCTACAATGTTGCCATCTTTACGATTTATTATGCCAATCAATCGAGTTTAAACTTTTGGATTTGGATTATTTTATTTGGAGCATTTTGGTTCGATGCAACGCTCACACTTTTGAGACGATTCAAAAATGGCGAACGACTGAGCATCGCCCACAAAAAGCATGCCTATCAGCGATTGAATCAAAGCGGATGGAGTCATAGCAAAGTCGTGTTGGCCTCTATCATGATCAACATCACCTCCTTGCTTTTGGTATACTTTAGTCCTAGTATCTTCATCGCTTTTGCTTTGGTGATGATGATGTTGTATGCATGCATCCGATGGATCGATGCGCAAAAACCATTTCAATAA
- a CDS encoding NAD-dependent epimerase/dehydratase family protein yields the protein MKLLITGSSGFVGSYFINKYSDSCDITRFSFLKDDFKSLHVSDIDVVLHLSALVHQMGGASAEAYERINVTQTLALAKKAKEGGVAQFIFMSTVKVYGEESDEVYREDSACHPEDEYGKSKLKAELELQKLQDENFHVSIIRTPIVYGYGVKANIKNLIDLVKKVPILPLGNIPNKRSFIYIGNLCHLIDAVIGQKASGIFLASDDAPISTSALITQIAKNLDKTIYLIKIPFFENALKLLKPSFHKRLYGNLVVDNSQTKAKLNLRNPYSTQEGIALMMGNKI from the coding sequence ATGAAGTTGCTCATCACAGGCTCAAGCGGTTTTGTTGGCAGCTATTTTATCAATAAATACAGCGATAGTTGCGATATCACAAGATTTTCCTTTTTAAAAGATGATTTTAAAAGTTTACATGTAAGCGATATAGATGTCGTGCTCCATCTCTCAGCTCTTGTGCATCAGATGGGTGGTGCGAGTGCCGAAGCCTACGAGCGAATCAATGTCACGCAGACTTTAGCGCTTGCGAAAAAAGCCAAAGAGGGCGGCGTGGCGCAGTTTATTTTCATGAGCACGGTGAAAGTGTATGGGGAAGAGAGCGATGAGGTATATCGTGAAGATAGCGCTTGTCATCCTGAAGATGAGTATGGCAAAAGCAAACTCAAAGCTGAACTTGAGCTACAAAAGCTCCAAGATGAAAACTTTCATGTGAGTATCATCCGGACGCCGATTGTCTATGGATACGGCGTCAAAGCCAATATCAAAAATCTCATCGATTTGGTGAAAAAAGTGCCGATCCTACCCTTGGGCAATATTCCCAACAAAAGAAGCTTCATCTACATCGGCAATCTGTGTCACTTGATCGATGCGGTGATTGGGCAAAAAGCTAGCGGTATTTTTTTAGCGAGTGATGATGCGCCGATTAGTACGAGCGCACTGATCACTCAGATTGCCAAAAATCTTGACAAGACCATATATCTCATCAAAATACCTTTTTTTGAAAATGCCCTAAAGCTTTTAAAACCATCCTTTCACAAAAGACTCTACGGCAATCTCGTGGTTGACAATAGCCAGACCAAAGCAAAACTAAATCTGAGAAATCCTTACAGCACCCAAGAGGGGATTGCTCTGATGATGGGGAATAAAATATGA
- a CDS encoding glycosyltransferase family 2 protein — MNPKEEIAILIPCFNEELTIAKVIKDFQKELPKAKIYVYDNNSTDDSMKHARANGAIIKTEKRQGKGHVVKSMFRDIDSDIYIMIDGDDTYPAKFINQLIQPIIDNEADMVVGDRHSSGAYKDENKRPLHNFGNNLVKSMINKLFHAELKDIMSGYRVFNKKFVKNIAIHSGGFEIETEMTLHALDKNFLLKEIPIEYRDRPKGSFSKLHTFSDGMLVIKTIFWLFKDYKPLAFFTILSLLFFVLSLAVGIPVINEFIDTSYIKKVPSAILSVGLMLISIVSLFSGFILDTIVKQHKESYELNFMRWLEGNQK; from the coding sequence ATGAATCCAAAAGAAGAAATTGCAATATTGATACCTTGTTTTAATGAGGAATTGACAATCGCTAAAGTCATCAAAGATTTTCAAAAAGAGTTACCAAAAGCTAAGATATATGTATATGATAATAATTCTACCGATGATTCGATGAAACATGCAAGAGCAAATGGTGCGATCATCAAAACAGAAAAAAGGCAAGGCAAAGGTCATGTGGTGAAATCAATGTTTAGAGATATTGATTCAGATATTTATATCATGATAGATGGAGATGACACCTATCCTGCTAAGTTTATTAATCAACTGATACAACCAATTATTGATAATGAAGCGGACATGGTGGTAGGCGATCGGCATAGTAGCGGAGCCTACAAAGATGAAAATAAACGTCCATTACATAATTTTGGTAATAATTTAGTAAAAAGTATGATAAATAAATTATTTCATGCCGAGCTCAAAGATATCATGAGTGGTTATCGGGTATTTAATAAAAAATTTGTTAAAAATATTGCTATTCATAGCGGTGGTTTTGAGATTGAAACCGAAATGACGTTGCATGCACTAGATAAAAACTTTTTATTAAAAGAGATACCTATAGAATACAGGGATAGACCCAAGGGAAGTTTCTCTAAGTTGCATACATTTAGTGATGGCATGCTTGTAATTAAAACGATATTTTGGTTATTCAAAGATTATAAACCTTTAGCTTTCTTCACGATATTGTCATTATTGTTTTTTGTATTGAGTCTGGCCGTGGGAATTCCTGTTATTAATGAATTTATTGATACCTCATATATCAAAAAAGTCCCTTCTGCTATCTTATCCGTTGGCTTAATGCTGATATCAATTGTGTCATTGTTCAGTGGATTTATATTAGATACTATTGTAAAACAGCATAAAGAAAGCTATGAATTGAATTTTATGCGGTGGTTGGAAGGCAATCAAAAATGA
- a CDS encoding GtrA family protein, with protein sequence MKVKYMFNHQVMRFLIVGVMNTIVYYTLYSLFLFLGFDYKISVALATILGVLFNFKSFGKYVFYNDDTRLIFKFIGVYIVLFCLNLLLIKLFHILIENYYIAGFLAIFPCAVASFYLNREFVFKN encoded by the coding sequence ATGAAGGTAAAATACATGTTCAATCATCAAGTTATGAGATTTCTTATTGTGGGAGTGATGAATACGATTGTTTATTATACTTTATACAGTTTGTTCCTGTTCTTGGGATTTGATTATAAAATCTCCGTAGCTTTAGCAACGATCCTTGGAGTATTATTTAATTTTAAAAGTTTTGGTAAATATGTGTTTTATAATGATGACACAAGGCTGATCTTTAAATTTATTGGGGTATATATTGTATTGTTTTGTCTCAATTTGTTATTGATAAAATTATTTCATATATTGATAGAAAATTATTATATAGCAGGGTTTTTAGCAATTTTTCCATGTGCGGTTGCATCTTTTTATTTAAATAGAGAATTTGTTTTTAAAAATTGA
- a CDS encoding glycosyltransferase family 2 protein, which produces MKISIITVVWNNKNTIQDAIDSVLNQTYKDIEYIVIDGASTDGTVEIIQSYGDRISKFVSESDKGLYDAMNKGIALATGDAIGILNSDDFYTDEFVIEKIAKEFESKHVDSVFADLVYVKPDDVNKVVRYYDSSYFTPSKFAYGWMPAHPTFFVKRKYYRKYGVFKTDYKIAADYEILTRFLAKYSISYSYLKEPIIKMRIGGISTQGLKSNYILNKEIIRACKENNIYTNWFMVLSKYPRKILGLFQR; this is translated from the coding sequence ATGAAAATATCAATCATCACAGTAGTCTGGAATAATAAAAATACTATACAAGATGCAATAGACTCAGTTTTAAATCAAACATATAAAGATATAGAATATATCGTGATTGATGGTGCGAGTACTGATGGAACTGTTGAAATAATACAAAGTTATGGAGATAGAATCTCAAAATTTGTGAGTGAATCGGATAAAGGGCTTTATGATGCTATGAATAAAGGGATTGCATTGGCCACCGGTGATGCTATCGGTATCCTCAACAGTGATGATTTCTATACAGATGAGTTCGTGATAGAAAAAATTGCAAAAGAATTTGAATCCAAGCATGTGGATAGTGTATTTGCTGATTTGGTTTATGTAAAGCCAGATGATGTCAATAAAGTGGTGAGATATTATGATAGTAGTTATTTTACCCCTTCCAAATTCGCTTATGGATGGATGCCTGCACATCCTACATTCTTTGTGAAAAGAAAATATTACAGAAAATATGGTGTATTTAAAACAGATTATAAAATAGCTGCAGATTATGAAATCTTAACCAGATTTTTAGCAAAATACTCTATTAGCTATAGTTATCTAAAAGAACCAATAATAAAGATGAGAATAGGTGGTATTAGCACGCAAGGGCTTAAAAGTAATTATATATTAAATAAAGAGATTATCCGTGCTTGCAAAGAAAATAATATATACACCAACTGGTTTATGGTGTTATCAAAATATCCTCGAAAAATATTAGGATTGTTTCAAAGATGA
- a CDS encoding glycosyltransferase family 4 protein — protein sequence MKLLIIHNKYQSNNIGGEDIVYVNELQSLQKKLGKENVLSYEVSNDDISKFKLIFGIWFSKKYYKEIRSIVEDNNVDLVHVHNFYPLLTPSAFIAAKDAGAKVVHTLHNYRLWCISGVFYRDGFGICELCTKNRFSLKGIFNKCFRKSLIQSLLAQFSFWYYRATNVFDNIDYFFVLTNFQKEKVQLLGIKESQIILKPNSLNISVDISKDKNGYIYVGRLEESKGIFELLRIWDELDEKYILTIIGGGDIEEELRAKYTKKNIMFKGKCSREETLKTISKSKYLIQPSLLYETFGLTIIEAMSFGVPVIGFDIGTRRDFIDDGINGFLSEVNELKKIIEKSFDYKEYETLSVNANNTARFYENDCVIEKQIKIYKNILENK from the coding sequence ATGAAACTCCTAATAATCCATAATAAATACCAATCAAACAACATAGGTGGAGAAGATATAGTTTATGTTAATGAATTACAATCTTTACAAAAGAAATTAGGTAAAGAAAATGTACTCTCTTATGAAGTTTCAAATGATGATATAAGCAAATTTAAATTAATTTTTGGAATTTGGTTTTCAAAGAAATATTATAAAGAAATAAGAAGTATTGTTGAGGATAATAATGTAGATTTAGTACATGTACATAACTTTTATCCACTACTTACTCCTAGTGCTTTTATAGCTGCAAAAGATGCTGGAGCTAAAGTTGTTCATACCTTACATAATTATAGACTTTGGTGTATATCTGGTGTATTTTATAGGGATGGATTTGGCATATGTGAACTATGTACAAAAAATAGGTTTTCGTTAAAAGGGATTTTCAATAAATGTTTTAGAAAATCTCTCATCCAAAGTCTACTAGCTCAATTTTCTTTTTGGTATTATAGGGCTACTAATGTATTTGATAATATTGATTATTTTTTTGTGTTGACAAATTTTCAAAAAGAAAAAGTACAATTATTAGGAATAAAAGAGAGTCAAATCATTTTAAAGCCAAATAGTTTAAATATTTCAGTTGATATATCTAAAGATAAAAATGGTTACATCTATGTAGGAAGGCTTGAAGAGTCTAAAGGTATTTTTGAGCTTTTGAGAATATGGGATGAATTGGATGAAAAATATATCTTGACTATTATAGGTGGTGGAGATATAGAAGAAGAATTAAGAGCAAAATATACAAAGAAAAATATTATGTTTAAAGGCAAGTGCTCAAGAGAAGAAACTCTTAAAACAATATCAAAGTCAAAGTATTTGATACAACCTTCTCTATTGTATGAAACATTTGGGTTAACTATCATAGAAGCTATGAGTTTTGGTGTTCCAGTTATAGGTTTTGATATAGGAACTCGTAGAGATTTTATAGATGATGGTATAAATGGTTTTTTGAGTGAAGTTAATGAATTAAAAAAAATTATAGAAAAATCTTTTGATTATAAAGAGTATGAAACTTTAAGTGTAAATGCTAATAATACAGCAAGATTTTATGAAAATGATTGTGTAATAGAAAAGCAAATTAAGATATATAAAAATATATTGGAAAACAAATGA
- a CDS encoding glycosyltransferase, protein MYEYIIVTHIPAFYKVNLYNELAKNLNILVVFIASNTAEKRADDFIVLNNAKFKYKVLFDGDFQARDVIENIQKLVKLLKQIEYKKLLVSGWDLKEFWYLIFTNPKVKNCLALESTINESRVGGIRGFIKKIFLSRISTVFASGKLHVELLKALKYKSEIKITKGVGIINKPNIDNIKKEYRKRFLFIGRLSVEKNIELLIDIFNELEQLTLTVVGVGPLEQKLKDKAKSNIIFEGQVENQKIKQYFEINDIFILPSMAEPWGLVVEEALYFGMPVIVSKNCGASELIKDKVNGYVVDLDYSNSLKSTILNIDDNIYQKLVHFVNELSVRKKDTEQVQIYL, encoded by the coding sequence ATGTATGAGTACATAATCGTTACTCATATCCCCGCATTTTATAAAGTAAATCTTTATAATGAACTAGCTAAAAACTTAAATATACTGGTTGTTTTCATAGCTTCAAATACGGCTGAAAAAAGAGCAGATGACTTTATAGTGCTTAACAATGCAAAGTTCAAATATAAAGTACTATTTGATGGTGATTTTCAAGCAAGAGATGTGATTGAAAATATACAAAAATTAGTAAAATTACTAAAGCAAATAGAATATAAAAAACTCTTAGTCAGTGGATGGGACTTAAAAGAGTTTTGGTACTTAATATTTACAAATCCAAAAGTAAAAAATTGTTTAGCACTAGAATCAACTATAAATGAGAGTAGAGTAGGTGGCATAAGAGGATTTATTAAAAAGATATTTTTAAGTCGTATATCAACTGTCTTTGCATCTGGAAAACTTCATGTAGAACTTTTAAAAGCACTAAAATATAAGAGTGAAATAAAAATTACAAAAGGTGTTGGTATTATCAACAAACCAAACATAGATAATATAAAAAAAGAGTATAGAAAAAGATTTTTATTTATAGGTAGACTTTCAGTTGAAAAGAATATTGAGTTATTAATTGATATTTTTAACGAACTAGAGCAACTTACACTAACTGTTGTAGGAGTAGGACCATTGGAACAAAAACTAAAAGACAAAGCAAAATCAAATATAATTTTTGAAGGTCAAGTAGAAAATCAAAAGATAAAACAGTATTTTGAAATAAATGATATTTTTATATTGCCTAGTATGGCTGAGCCTTGGGGACTTGTAGTTGAAGAAGCATTATACTTTGGTATGCCTGTGATCGTTAGTAAAAACTGTGGTGCTAGTGAGCTTATAAAAGATAAGGTCAATGGCTATGTTGTTGATTTAGACTATTCTAATAGTTTGAAGAGCACTATATTAAATATTGATGATAATATTTATCAGAAGTTAGTTCATTTTGTTAATGAGTTGTCTGTGAGAAAAAAAGATACTGAACAGGTGCAAATATATCTATGA